One Acetobacterium sp. KB-1 DNA segment encodes these proteins:
- a CDS encoding UPF0489 family protein has translation MSNNNLKPRCLSIGGKDIFVVDDHHYVLLIWGRLYKTRKHPMVLVSIDYHPDTNPPFWLWAYQKAMAIDPDREVELVAKFQQRMMITIEPLNLDSVRKAIGQMRNDEQINTAMALGYLSDYHMINCMEKHTYSKGSHYLVPKTQFGSLEDAMFKNIKLPLKKIGAEDLILDIDLDYFLRQENFELDLDQNRIFADLVRQAQIITVARSKSYFDFLRTEEFTIKSCEEKLIGLLEKIIRR, from the coding sequence ATGAGTAATAATAATTTAAAACCCCGATGCCTGAGTATTGGGGGCAAAGATATATTTGTGGTGGATGACCATCACTATGTGCTCCTGATTTGGGGACGTTTATATAAAACCCGAAAGCACCCGATGGTGCTGGTGAGTATTGATTATCATCCGGACACCAACCCACCGTTCTGGCTGTGGGCCTATCAAAAAGCGATGGCCATTGACCCCGATCGGGAAGTGGAACTGGTGGCGAAATTTCAGCAAAGAATGATGATCACCATAGAGCCCCTCAATTTGGACAGTGTCCGGAAGGCTATCGGTCAGATGCGTAATGACGAGCAGATCAATACCGCCATGGCATTGGGGTATCTAAGTGATTACCATATGATCAATTGTATGGAAAAACATACTTATTCAAAAGGCAGTCACTATCTGGTTCCGAAAACTCAATTTGGAAGTCTTGAAGACGCCATGTTTAAAAACATCAAACTGCCGCTTAAAAAGATCGGTGCCGAGGATCTGATTCTTGATATTGATCTGGACTATTTCTTGCGTCAGGAAAATTTCGAGCTGGATCTCGATCAAAACAGAATTTTTGCAGATTTGGTCAGGCAGGCCCAGATCATCACGGTGGCCCGTTCAAAAAGTTATTTTGATTTTTTAAGAACCGAAGAATTTACGATTAAAAGCTGCGAAGAAAAACTCATCGGCCTACTGGAAAAAATTATCCGCAGGTAG
- a CDS encoding TatD family nuclease-associated radical SAM protein, which yields MTITYELGKSLYVNITNRCSNACTFCVRKDEPTVNGVDDLWLEREPTQAEIQEDILKRNLDHYEELVFCGYGEPTYRLDEICAIAKEVKKIHTIPIRLNTNGHGNLIYKKDMTPLLKDTIDVVSISLNAKNKKEYDELCRPVFEDAYEELLEFARLAGRYTKVILTIVDILPIEDQEACRRISQSVGAELRIRSYID from the coding sequence ATGACGATTACCTATGAATTAGGGAAGTCTTTATATGTGAACATAACGAATCGATGTAGCAACGCCTGTACGTTTTGCGTAAGAAAAGATGAACCCACAGTCAACGGAGTTGATGATCTCTGGTTGGAGAGAGAACCAACCCAGGCAGAAATACAAGAAGACATATTAAAACGTAATCTGGATCACTATGAGGAGCTGGTTTTTTGCGGATATGGCGAACCAACATACCGTTTAGATGAAATATGCGCCATTGCCAAAGAAGTCAAGAAGATCCATACCATTCCCATTCGTCTAAATACAAATGGTCATGGCAATCTGATTTATAAAAAGGATATGACGCCCCTTTTAAAAGATACCATTGATGTGGTGTCGATCAGTTTAAATGCTAAAAACAAAAAAGAATATGATGAGTTATGCCGTCCTGTTTTTGAAGATGCCTATGAAGAGCTGTTGGAGTTTGCCCGACTGGCCGGAAGATATACCAAAGTGATCTTGACCATTGTGGATATACTGCCCATCGAGGATCAGGAAGCCTGTCGACGAATCAGTCAATCGGTAGGAGCAGAATTACGGATCCGTTCATATATTGACTAA
- a CDS encoding arsenate reductase family protein, producing MRPIFLCYPKCSTCQKAKKFLLENQIDVEERHIVEDRPQKNELVEWMQRYQGDAKKFFNTSGLVYREMALKDKVKTMTPDQMAEVLSTNGMLVKRPLVILENAVLIGFREEQWRMALLTNKQD from the coding sequence ATGAGACCAATATTTTTATGTTACCCTAAATGCTCAACTTGTCAGAAGGCTAAGAAGTTTTTGTTAGAAAACCAGATTGATGTTGAAGAACGGCATATTGTGGAGGATCGTCCCCAAAAAAATGAGTTGGTTGAGTGGATGCAACGGTACCAGGGTGATGCTAAAAAGTTTTTTAACACCAGTGGTCTGGTCTACCGGGAAATGGCCTTAAAAGATAAGGTTAAAACAATGACGCCGGATCAGATGGCTGAGGTGTTGAGTACCAACGGTATGTTGGTGAAACGACCGTTGGTAATTCTAGAAAACGCAGTGCTAATCGGTTTTAGAGAAGAGCAGTGGCGAATGGCATTATTGACCAATAAGCAGGATTAA
- a CDS encoding arylsulfotransferase family protein, translating into MDSSRKFIIISISAAILLIILVSCTLAYSGRDNTLMSDKTLSLEINGFNVELPLSENNAVFDAVSLSSVTENRIKLLNEVGANVKINGKGIGVGTTIDLKLETLSSGERIKIQVDNEKDERVIYLRTLSSQLPEMIAAGESSYDGNYFAAIATGGAALYELNKQGEVVFYIAKSPEESNGESYRDFKKHVFENGTIRYSYQRVNGDGNDIGYAPGERVILDDRYQEIDTITLAQSELAKAGDLVDGRDFILIDDNHYIVEASQLVLVQNVPDGLGANVMGSKVVTTLIQEVKDNQVVFEFTTDSHPEFYGLSVSDNDYSNTISQSPDYSGFNRMIIDPEDDNLIVSFGNMNTIMKIDRETQAVIWKLSGSGDEFGMSAEQKTSGQTDLAITAEGYLTVFDNALSSGQTRILKIKLDEVNKKILGYQEYKIPGKTSLAYGSTQKIGDNIEVYSIGWGLLKEGNVAISEIDFNTGKKLFEVTLPQGVANDRVQKSKLEMIQ; encoded by the coding sequence ATGGATAGTTCAAGAAAATTTATTATAATATCGATCAGTGCGGCAATATTATTAATTATTTTAGTCAGTTGTACATTGGCTTATTCAGGGCGGGATAATACCCTGATGTCTGATAAAACGCTGAGCTTAGAAATTAACGGATTTAATGTGGAGTTACCGCTTTCGGAAAACAACGCGGTATTTGACGCCGTTAGCTTAAGCAGTGTTACTGAAAACAGAATAAAATTACTTAATGAGGTTGGCGCTAACGTTAAGATAAATGGGAAAGGCATCGGCGTCGGAACAACCATTGATTTAAAACTGGAGACGCTTTCGTCGGGCGAACGGATAAAAATACAGGTGGATAACGAAAAGGATGAGCGGGTGATTTATTTAAGAACGCTGTCATCCCAGCTTCCTGAAATGATTGCGGCTGGTGAGAGCAGTTATGATGGGAATTACTTTGCTGCCATAGCAACCGGAGGCGCTGCCCTTTATGAGCTTAACAAACAGGGCGAGGTGGTGTTTTACATTGCCAAGTCACCGGAAGAATCCAACGGTGAATCCTATCGGGATTTTAAAAAGCATGTTTTTGAAAATGGAACGATCCGTTACAGCTATCAGCGGGTTAACGGCGACGGTAATGACATTGGCTATGCACCGGGCGAACGGGTTATTCTGGATGATCGGTATCAGGAAATTGACACCATTACCCTAGCTCAAAGTGAACTGGCAAAAGCGGGCGATTTGGTGGATGGTCGGGACTTTATCTTAATTGATGACAACCATTATATTGTGGAAGCCTCACAATTAGTATTGGTTCAGAATGTGCCAGACGGTTTGGGTGCCAATGTGATGGGATCAAAGGTGGTCACAACGCTGATTCAGGAAGTGAAAGACAATCAGGTGGTCTTTGAATTTACCACCGATTCCCATCCGGAATTTTATGGACTCAGTGTTAGTGATAATGATTACAGCAATACCATCAGCCAGAGTCCGGATTATTCGGGCTTTAACCGGATGATCATTGATCCGGAGGATGACAATCTGATTGTATCCTTTGGTAATATGAATACGATTATGAAAATTGATCGGGAAACCCAGGCGGTTATCTGGAAATTATCGGGAAGTGGCGATGAATTCGGGATGTCTGCGGAACAAAAAACCTCCGGACAAACGGATTTGGCGATCACCGCTGAAGGCTATCTAACGGTCTTTGACAATGCCTTGAGCTCTGGTCAAACCCGTATCCTGAAGATAAAACTCGATGAAGTCAATAAAAAAATACTGGGCTATCAGGAATACAAAATCCCGGGAAAAACCTCCCTGGCTTATGGAAGTACTCAAAAAATCGGAGATAACATTGAAGTATATAGTATTGGCTGGGGTCTGCTAAAAGAGGGTAATGTGGCCATTTCAGAGATTGATTTTAATACCGGCAAGAAGTTATTTGAAGTGACGCTTCCCCAGGGCGTTGCCAACGATCGGGTTCAAAAATCGAAATTAGAGATGATACAATAG
- a CDS encoding lipoate--protein ligase, whose protein sequence is MIYIENNSTDPFFNFALEYYLITEKQLPEEQIFIFWRTEPTLMIGKYQNTIEEINEDFAKKNGIKVVRRITGGGTIYTDMGGWQFSFITRGLAETIDFNKYIGPVIDGLKKLDVPAEFNSRNDLVIHGKKFSGNAQCMLNGYTLHHGSLLFNTDFEQMVKCLTVDDYKIISKGIKSVKERVTNISEHLTTPIDTDTFKKLMVESIMQGSAAEYKLTAADRERIEAIAKEKFESWEWNYGKSPKFNITKTGRFDGGKMEFKLDVNKGKIMDCHIYGDFFGTMDISVLSDALIGTAYEKESIKKAIEACDIKQGFYNINVDELAEIIC, encoded by the coding sequence ATGATTTATATCGAAAACAATTCCACCGATCCTTTTTTTAATTTTGCCCTGGAATACTACCTGATTACCGAAAAGCAGCTGCCCGAGGAGCAGATCTTTATCTTTTGGCGAACCGAGCCAACCCTGATGATTGGCAAGTATCAGAACACCATCGAAGAAATTAACGAAGACTTTGCCAAAAAAAATGGCATCAAGGTGGTGCGGCGCATCACCGGTGGCGGTACCATTTACACCGACATGGGGGGCTGGCAGTTCAGTTTTATCACCAGAGGTCTGGCAGAAACGATTGATTTCAATAAGTACATTGGCCCAGTGATAGATGGACTTAAAAAACTCGATGTTCCGGCCGAATTCAATAGCCGGAATGATCTGGTTATCCACGGCAAAAAGTTCTCTGGCAACGCTCAGTGTATGTTAAACGGCTATACCCTTCATCATGGATCGCTGTTATTTAATACCGACTTTGAACAGATGGTCAAATGCCTGACTGTCGATGATTACAAAATTATTTCCAAGGGTATCAAATCCGTTAAGGAACGGGTCACTAATATTTCAGAACATTTGACAACACCGATCGATACCGACACCTTTAAAAAGCTGATGGTTGAAAGCATTATGCAGGGTTCGGCGGCAGAATATAAACTGACGGCGGCGGATCGGGAACGGATCGAGGCCATTGCCAAAGAAAAATTTGAAAGCTGGGAATGGAACTATGGAAAATCGCCGAAGTTCAACATCACTAAAACCGGCCGCTTTGATGGTGGAAAAATGGAATTTAAACTGGATGTGAACAAGGGCAAAATTATGGACTGTCATATTTATGGTGATTTCTTTGGAACCATGGACATATCGGTGCTCAGTGATGCCCTGATTGGCACGGCCTACGAAAAGGAAAGCATTAAAAAAGCCATTGAAGCCTGTGACATCAAACAAGGTTTCTACAATATTAATGTGGATGAACTGGCTGAGATTATTTGTTAA
- the lipA gene encoding lipoyl synthase encodes MEKKPEWLKVNYNKEAVEEVSRLMAKLKLNTVCKEANCPNLGECYKKRTATFMILGNICTRHCRFCNVGSGVVEAVDPNEPQHLAEAVKELDLKHVVITSVTRDDLADGGASHFANTIKAVRKLNPGVTVEVLIPDLQGVSEHLDIVIAANPDVINHNVETVREFYPEVRPEADYDRSMQVLLYVKTKAPQIKTKTGIMVGLGETDEQVFKVMDDSLKAGCDIFTIGQYLQPSPQHIKVKAYVTPEKFEEYKKIGEAKGFHYIASSPLVRSSYRAEEALEGGKS; translated from the coding sequence ATGGAAAAGAAACCAGAATGGTTAAAGGTTAACTATAATAAGGAAGCCGTGGAAGAAGTCAGCCGACTGATGGCCAAGTTAAAACTGAACACAGTTTGTAAAGAAGCCAATTGTCCCAACCTGGGTGAATGTTATAAAAAACGGACGGCCACCTTTATGATCCTGGGGAACATTTGTACCCGTCACTGCCGTTTTTGTAATGTCGGCAGCGGGGTAGTGGAAGCGGTGGATCCAAACGAACCCCAGCATTTGGCTGAAGCCGTCAAGGAATTGGATTTAAAGCACGTGGTCATCACCAGTGTCACCCGGGATGATCTGGCAGACGGCGGAGCCAGCCATTTTGCCAATACCATTAAGGCCGTGCGAAAGTTAAACCCGGGAGTAACCGTTGAGGTGCTGATCCCTGACCTGCAAGGCGTTTCGGAACACCTGGACATTGTCATAGCAGCCAACCCCGATGTGATTAATCATAATGTCGAAACCGTCCGGGAATTTTATCCTGAGGTCCGGCCGGAGGCGGACTATGATCGATCGATGCAGGTGCTTTTATATGTTAAGACAAAGGCACCCCAGATCAAAACGAAAACCGGGATTATGGTCGGCCTGGGGGAGACGGATGAACAAGTTTTTAAGGTCATGGATGATAGTCTGAAAGCCGGCTGTGATATTTTCACCATCGGCCAGTATTTGCAACCATCACCACAACATATCAAAGTCAAAGCTTATGTGACCCCGGAAAAATTTGAAGAGTACAAAAAAATTGGCGAAGCCAAAGGCTTTCATTATATTGCCAGTAGCCCCCTGGTTCGTAGTTCCTACCGGGCGGAAGAAGCACTTGAAGGAGGAAAAAGCTGA
- a CDS encoding biotin/lipoyl-containing protein, whose translation MKKNIQMPRLSEQMETGVLAAWNKEAGDVVKKGEVLFEIETEKVVSEVESMESGVLEEVFFEAGDEIKVDDVIAVINCD comes from the coding sequence ATGAAAAAAAACATTCAAATGCCAAGACTAAGCGAACAAATGGAAACCGGGGTGCTGGCGGCCTGGAACAAAGAAGCCGGAGATGTGGTAAAAAAGGGTGAGGTACTTTTCGAAATTGAAACCGAAAAGGTCGTCAGTGAGGTCGAATCGATGGAATCCGGAGTTTTGGAAGAAGTATTTTTTGAAGCCGGTGATGAAATCAAGGTGGATGATGTGATTGCCGTCATCAACTGTGATTGA
- a CDS encoding lipoate--protein ligase, whose protein sequence is MKVLDSINTDVYFNLAMEEYLFKNNLDTEYLLLWKNDNSIVLGKHQNIFEEINLKAVEQAGVPVARRNTGGGTVFHDTNNLNYSFITNQGDVFADYDQFLNPVIMALNEMGVPARKRRTSDIAIGEQKISGSAQTVKKGRVLHHGTLLYDSDLSLLKNLLKTTTGKITSKSVKSVRSDVTNIKKHLTDQTMSLETFKNTLLVTLFPDGVEKVSLTKQDIEAVEALVNEKYAQWEWNYGQSPKFSFEKDCTILNKKGKEIQLAVKLEIYKGCIAKCEVIVDGLVNAKLSERLTGLKYGYGEILHQLEGIGFTKENELRVDCLTDCFL, encoded by the coding sequence GTGAAGGTTTTAGACAGCATCAATACAGACGTTTATTTTAACCTCGCCATGGAAGAATACTTGTTTAAAAACAATCTTGATACCGAGTATCTGTTGTTATGGAAAAATGATAACAGCATTGTTCTGGGAAAACATCAGAATATTTTTGAGGAAATCAATCTAAAAGCGGTGGAACAAGCAGGGGTGCCAGTAGCGAGAAGAAACACCGGAGGAGGTACGGTATTTCATGATACAAACAATCTAAACTACTCATTTATTACCAATCAAGGGGATGTCTTTGCCGATTATGATCAGTTTTTAAACCCCGTCATTATGGCCCTCAATGAAATGGGGGTTCCGGCCAGAAAGCGTCGTACCAGCGATATTGCCATTGGCGAACAAAAAATATCGGGGTCGGCTCAGACGGTAAAAAAGGGACGGGTGCTCCATCATGGCACCTTACTATATGATTCGGATCTCAGTTTATTAAAAAATTTACTAAAGACAACCACGGGAAAGATCACATCCAAGTCCGTAAAATCGGTGAGAAGTGATGTGACCAATATTAAAAAACACTTAACCGACCAAACAATGAGTCTGGAAACCTTTAAAAACACCTTACTGGTAACCTTATTTCCGGATGGTGTTGAAAAGGTAAGCTTAACAAAACAAGATATTGAGGCGGTAGAGGCATTAGTTAATGAAAAATACGCCCAATGGGAATGGAATTACGGTCAATCACCAAAGTTCTCATTTGAAAAGGATTGCACGATCCTAAACAAAAAAGGGAAGGAAATACAGCTTGCGGTTAAGCTAGAAATTTATAAAGGTTGCATTGCCAAGTGTGAAGTGATCGTCGATGGTTTGGTAAATGCCAAATTGAGCGAGAGGCTTACTGGGCTCAAATATGGTTATGGAGAAATTCTGCATCAATTGGAGGGGATCGGGTTTACAAAAGAAAACGAACTAAGAGTGGATTGCTTAACGGATTGTTTTCTTTAA
- a CDS encoding ComEC/Rec2 family competence protein, with translation MKQKRLLITAFILSLLFIFTGCQLLSGTQTSFTPHDSLVVHYLDVGQGDAILLVDNNDTMLIDGGNPEYGEAIITYLTDLGITQLDYVVATHNHNDHAGGLTDVVARLDVDNLYLTNSEENKASRNLTAEAKSKNIPISTPSPGTTLSFGSSTINFLGPLSVHDDVNDDSLVMKVTHGAHRFLFTGDMEEVAEKELLAQNLDLEADVLKVGHHGSYSSTGYLFLRTVNPRYSVISCGLNNDYGHPHEETMSRLNDVGSTIFRIDQLGTIIATSEGDQLSFNKTGIPPTQPYQEVDNGLAATPETPANTATLETAAYIGNKNSKVYHLPGCSSLPKESNRIYLNNLEEVHSLGLTPCGVCKPPS, from the coding sequence ATGAAACAAAAACGTTTGCTTATTACAGCTTTTATTTTAAGCTTATTATTTATCTTCACAGGCTGTCAATTATTATCTGGAACCCAAACCAGCTTTACCCCTCATGATTCATTGGTGGTTCACTATCTGGATGTGGGCCAGGGCGATGCCATTCTGCTGGTGGACAACAACGACACCATGCTCATTGATGGCGGCAACCCGGAGTACGGCGAGGCGATCATTACCTATCTGACCGATCTGGGGATCACCCAACTCGACTATGTGGTGGCCACCCATAACCACAATGACCATGCCGGTGGGTTAACCGATGTGGTGGCCAGACTGGATGTGGACAATCTATACCTGACCAATTCCGAGGAAAACAAAGCTTCCCGAAACCTGACCGCTGAAGCAAAAAGTAAGAACATTCCTATTTCTACCCCCAGCCCGGGAACTACCCTGTCTTTTGGCAGCTCAACAATCAACTTTCTTGGACCCCTTAGTGTTCATGACGATGTTAACGATGATTCGCTTGTCATGAAAGTCACCCATGGTGCGCATCGTTTTCTATTTACCGGAGACATGGAAGAAGTGGCGGAAAAGGAACTTTTAGCCCAGAACCTGGATCTGGAGGCCGATGTCCTTAAAGTTGGTCATCATGGCAGCTATTCATCTACTGGCTATCTGTTTCTACGAACGGTGAACCCCCGTTATTCGGTAATCTCCTGTGGATTAAACAACGACTACGGTCACCCGCACGAAGAAACCATGAGCCGTCTCAACGACGTCGGCTCCACCATTTTTCGCATCGACCAACTGGGAACCATTATTGCCACCAGTGAGGGTGATCAACTGAGCTTTAATAAAACCGGGATTCCCCCAACCCAACCTTATCAGGAAGTGGACAACGGGCTCGCAGCTACCCCAGAAACACCGGCAAACACAGCCACTTTGGAAACGGCCGCCTATATTGGCAATAAAAACTCCAAGGTTTACCATTTACCTGGCTGCTCCAGTTTACCAAAGGAATCCAATCGGATCTACTTAAACAATCTGGAAGAAGTTCATTCCCTGGGTCTGACTCCCTGTGGCGTCTGCAAGCCGCCAAGTTAA
- a CDS encoding ABC transporter permease has protein sequence MLKRVLKAEMIKMRHSPVWLAFLLIPIIPAFMGTFNYLNNLGMLENQWYSLWTQHTLFACYFFLPVLIGIYASYLLRLEHANHNWNAVMTTPVPISRLFLAKLIMGWLMVILTQIWIGLLFIISGLLAGLSGPIPPELPVWLLFGALGGMVVCALQLCLSLVIRSFAVPVGIALMGGVAGLALLSKGYGLYFPYALITLGMRANDPAAPMLVGEAAFLIACAVFTAGLCLFAIIWLKRRDVVTG, from the coding sequence ATGCTTAAACGGGTTTTAAAAGCAGAAATGATCAAGATGCGACATAGTCCGGTGTGGCTGGCTTTTTTACTGATTCCCATTATTCCGGCCTTTATGGGTACCTTTAATTATCTCAACAACCTGGGAATGCTGGAGAATCAGTGGTATAGCTTGTGGACTCAGCATACCCTGTTTGCCTGTTACTTTTTCCTGCCGGTATTGATTGGGATCTACGCGTCCTATCTGTTGCGGCTGGAACATGCCAACCACAATTGGAATGCGGTAATGACCACCCCGGTTCCGATATCCCGGTTGTTTCTAGCTAAACTGATAATGGGCTGGCTGATGGTGATTTTGACCCAGATCTGGATTGGACTGTTGTTTATTATTTCCGGATTGCTGGCCGGGCTTTCGGGACCGATCCCGCCGGAATTACCAGTCTGGCTGTTGTTTGGAGCGTTGGGCGGCATGGTCGTTTGCGCCCTGCAGCTCTGTCTATCACTGGTGATTCGCAGCTTTGCGGTACCGGTCGGGATTGCTCTGATGGGTGGCGTTGCCGGGTTGGCACTGTTGTCTAAAGGTTATGGGCTTTACTTTCCCTATGCGCTCATAACCCTAGGCATGCGGGCCAACGATCCGGCGGCACCGATGTTGGTAGGCGAAGCTGCTTTTCTGATCGCCTGCGCTGTATTCACCGCTGGACTTTGTTTATTTGCCATCATCTGGCTAAAACGGCGGGATGTGGTGACGGGTTAA
- a CDS encoding ABC transporter permease, whose translation MSAAIGMEVLKTKGRKIWLVVAVMMAVQLLWAGWSISNKDANDLVQGWMFFLYQFPMLNCIIMPVIAAVVASRLSDVEHKGQTFKLLETIIPAQRIFAAKFIWGSVYMFGAALGQLLIMIGMGLFLHFGGPVPWGALTSYLFFTLVVSLTIYIFQQGVSMLVANQMVPMTLGLVGGFIGLFSMFLPQSFQKLVLWSYYGVLMQVGMNWDEVTRVADFYWKGTDWSGLGLILVFFVLIYGISRILFVRREV comes from the coding sequence ATGAGTGCCGCAATTGGGATGGAGGTCTTAAAAACAAAGGGTCGCAAGATTTGGCTGGTGGTGGCAGTGATGATGGCTGTTCAGCTGCTCTGGGCGGGCTGGTCTATTTCGAATAAAGACGCCAATGACCTGGTTCAGGGCTGGATGTTTTTTCTTTATCAGTTTCCGATGCTCAACTGCATCATCATGCCGGTAATCGCGGCGGTGGTGGCTTCGCGCCTCAGTGATGTTGAGCATAAGGGCCAAACCTTTAAGCTGCTGGAAACCATTATTCCGGCCCAGCGGATCTTTGCGGCCAAGTTTATCTGGGGTAGTGTCTATATGTTTGGGGCTGCCCTGGGACAATTGCTTATCATGATTGGTATGGGTCTCTTCCTGCATTTTGGCGGCCCAGTGCCCTGGGGGGCCTTGACGAGTTATCTGTTTTTCACTCTGGTGGTAAGCTTAACCATTTATATTTTTCAACAGGGGGTATCGATGCTCGTTGCCAATCAGATGGTGCCGATGACCCTGGGGCTCGTTGGCGGTTTTATCGGTCTGTTCAGTATGTTTTTACCTCAGAGTTTTCAAAAGCTGGTTTTGTGGAGCTATTATGGGGTGCTGATGCAGGTTGGCATGAACTGGGATGAGGTCACCCGGGTGGCAGATTTCTACTGGAAGGGCACGGATTGGTCGGGGCTCGGCCTGATTTTGGTTTTCTTTGTGCTGATTTACGGTATCAGCCGGATTTTATTTGTGAGAAGGGAGGTCTAG
- a CDS encoding ABC transporter ATP-binding protein gives MSNIIETEGLSKQYGNVYRVKDVDLSVPEGAIYGFLGPNGAGKSTTLKMILGLAKPTEGEIAVFGRRVNSKNRLKNLKNVGSLIESPSYYGHLTGEENLQIFQTLRGVPKQNIAEVLKIVRLENQKNKKVSQYSLGMKQRLGLASALLGYPKLLILDEPTNGLDPAGISEMRELIQSLPQKFGMTVVVSSHLLSEIDQLATRVGIIREGELVYQDSLTKLHQYSKQHLAVRTMNNEVTKSFFSRNGVAWEAEDDYLIIPQLKDTMMAEISKTLGQNNIGLVRIEERKKSLEDIFLELTGTAVSL, from the coding sequence ATGAGTAATATTATCGAGACTGAGGGTCTCAGCAAACAATATGGAAATGTTTATCGGGTTAAAGATGTTGATCTGTCGGTTCCGGAAGGCGCTATTTATGGTTTTCTGGGGCCCAACGGCGCTGGAAAATCGACAACGCTAAAGATGATTTTGGGGTTGGCGAAACCTACGGAAGGAGAGATCGCGGTCTTTGGAAGGCGGGTTAACAGCAAAAACCGTCTGAAAAATCTTAAGAATGTCGGCTCTCTGATTGAGTCGCCCAGTTATTATGGGCATCTAACCGGCGAGGAAAATCTGCAGATCTTTCAAACCCTGCGGGGGGTACCCAAACAAAACATTGCCGAAGTTTTAAAAATAGTTCGGTTGGAGAATCAGAAAAATAAAAAAGTCAGTCAGTATTCGCTGGGGATGAAACAGCGGCTGGGGCTGGCCAGTGCGTTGCTTGGGTATCCCAAGCTGCTGATTTTGGATGAACCAACCAATGGGTTGGACCCGGCTGGGATTTCGGAAATGCGGGAACTGATTCAGTCGCTGCCACAAAAATTTGGTATGACCGTGGTGGTCTCCAGCCACCTCCTAAGCGAAATTGATCAGTTAGCCACCCGGGTAGGGATTATTCGGGAAGGGGAGTTGGTTTATCAGGATAGCCTGACCAAGCTGCATCAGTACAGCAAACAGCACCTAGCGGTACGAACCATGAATAATGAGGTGACCAAATCATTTTTCAGTCGAAACGGCGTGGCCTGGGAAGCCGAGGATGATTATCTGATTATCCCACAGTTAAAGGACACGATGATGGCCGAAATCAGTAAGACGCTGGGGCAAAATAATATTGGCCTGGTCCGGATCGAAGAACGCAAAAAGAGCCTGGAGGATATTTTCCTGGAGCTGACCGGAACGGCGGTGAGTTTATGA